Proteins co-encoded in one Pongo pygmaeus isolate AG05252 chromosome 23, NHGRI_mPonPyg2-v2.0_pri, whole genome shotgun sequence genomic window:
- the LOC129023011 gene encoding glutathione hydrolase 5 proenzyme-like — MPALARASPSGGAVGSRSSRAPSPGSLMLGRPCPSFCSPAVSAQCRVTKMKVVVLGLLAVVLVLVIVGLCLWLPSASKEPDNHVYARPVQLRMPSPARRLGGFNFSAESVARPEGRVNVYHHLVKMLKFARGQRWRLRDPRSHPKLQNASRDLLGETLAQLIRQQIDGQGDHQLSHYSLAEAWGHGTGTSHVSVLGEDGSAVAATSTINTPFGAMVYSPRTGIILNNKLLDLCERCPRGSGTTPSPAVSGDRVGGAPGRCWPPVPGEPSPSSVVPSILINKAQGSKLVIGRAGGELIISAVAQAIMNKLWLGFDLRAAIAAPILHVDSKGCVEYEPSFSQR, encoded by the exons ATGCCCGCACTGGCTAGGGCGTCCCCCTCCGGAGGAGCTGTGGGGAGCAGATCATCCAGGGCACCCTCCCCTGGCTCTCTGATGCTGGGAAGGCCCTGTCCAAGCTTCTGCTCTCCTGCTGTCTCAGCTCAGTG CAGAGTCACGAAGATGAAGGTAGTGGTGCTGGGCCTGCTGGCCGTGGTCCTGGTGCTGGTCATTGTCGGCCTCTGTCTCTGGCTGCCCTCGGCCTCCAAGGAACCTGACAACCATGTGTACGCCAGGCCTGTTCAGCTGCGGATGCCAAGCCCTGCTCGGAGATTGGGAG GGTTCAACTTCTCAGCAGAGTCTGTGGCCAGGCCTGAAGGGAGGGTGAACGTGTACCACCACCTTGTGAAGATGCTCAAGTTTGCCAGGGGGCAGAGGTGGAGGCTGAGGGACCCTCGAAGCCACCCAAAGCTCCAG AATGCCTCCCGGGACCTGCTGGGGGAGACCCTGGCCCAGCTCATCCGCCAACAGATCGATGGTCAGGGGGACCACCAGCTCAGCCACTACAGCTTGGCCGAGGCCTGGGGCCACGGGACAGGCACATCCCATGTGTCTGTGCTGGGGGAGGATGGCAGCGCCGTGGCTGCCACCAGCACCATCAACACACC CTTTGGAGCGATGGTGTATTCACCACGGACAGGCATCATCCTCAACaacaagctcctggatttatGCGAGCGATGCCCCCGGGGTTCCGGCACCACCCCCTCACCTG CAGTGAGTGGAGACAGGGTGGGTGGAGCTCCCGGAAGGTGCTGGCCCCCAGTTCCAGGCGAGCCTTCCCCGTCCTCCGTGGTGCCCTCCATCTTGATCAACAAAGCCCAGGGGTCGAAGCTAGTGATTGGCAGGGCTGGTGGGGAGCTCATCATCTCTGCCGTGGCCCAG GCCATCATGAACAAGCTGTGGCTTGGCTTTGACCTGAGAGCGGCCATTGCAGCCCCCATCCTGCACGTCGACAGCAAGGGCTGTGTGGAGTACGAGCCCAGCTTCAGCCAG